A genome region from Haliotis asinina isolate JCU_RB_2024 chromosome 11, JCU_Hal_asi_v2, whole genome shotgun sequence includes the following:
- the LOC137255930 gene encoding sodium- and chloride-dependent glycine transporter 2-like yields the protein MTSKETSHGFPMEDVTKEQMDSDKYEEVLYKVPEVLRAKWNSRIEYILSLVGYCVGFGNLWRFPYVCNRNGGGAFLLPFLLCILIIGFPVFFLEASLSQFSGRATPRVWSFCPMFKGVGVGALVMYVACIPYYNILLAWPIYYMVKSCYSVLPWTTCGNSWNTDLCVEDVRNVTYSSHNGTTPDDNITAGITKRWENVTLAHTAAEEFWQYNVLSISRGLEEVGSVQWHIVACLFASYVIIFLCMIRGIKSVGKAVYVTAILPYILLIIIFISTLIQPGAGSGLLYYVTPDFWRLQDVKVWLEAFLQVMYSLGLGWGTIGTASSYNKFHEPCHKDAVIVSTISEATSIFAGMVTFGILGVMSEKTGVHISNVVSSGPGLGFVAYPEALAQLPVPQLWSFMFFLMLLAVGLDSQFMNVEVVTTALIDKYPRALSRRRWLVTAGVCVIFFLAGILLCTQGGPYIFQLLDWYISALSVFLFCTLECVTVVYIYGVKQMSKDVEMMLGKPLPIVVKILWAFVIPAVLLTAFILTLLRYQPPTYGKYTFPGYASIIGWFIASVSIIPLPIYMILAVKKHLASHTFRESIQMALLPEDVWRPSDPLYRGKYRDNLMHTQYSLREHITSVFRK from the exons ATGACATCGAAGGAGACAAGTCATGGATTTCCAATGGAAGACGTAACCAAAGAACAGATGGATTCGGACAAATATGAAGAGGTGCTCTACAAAGTACCTGAAGTGCTGAGAGCCAAATGGAATTCACGTATTGAATACATCCTCTCCCTCGTTGGCTACTGTGTTGGATTCGGGAATTTGTGGAGGTTCCCGTACGTCTGTAATAGAAATGGAGGAG GGGCCTTCCTGCTGCCATTCTTGCTCTGCATCCTAATCATTGGATTCCCTGTGTTTTTCCTGGAAGCCTCACTGTCTCAGTTTTCCGGAAGGGCGACTCCTCGTGTGTGGAGTTTCTGCCCTATGTTCAAAG GAGTTGGTGTTGGTGCCTTGGTGATGTACGTCGCCTGCATCCCGTACTATAACATCCTCCTGGCCTGGCCCATCTACTACATGGTCAAGTCCTGCTACAGTGTCCTGCCCTGGACAACCTGCGGCAACAGCTGGAACACCGACCTGTGTGTGGAAGACGTAAGGAACGTCACCTACAGCAGCCACAACGGAACAACTCCGGATGATAATATAACTGCTGGTATCACAAAGCGCTGGGAAAATGTCACTCTAGCCCACACAGCGGCCGAGGAGTTTTGGCA GTACAATGTTCTGAGTATATCACGAGGCTTGGAGGAGGTGGGCTCTGTCCAATGGCACATCGTGGCGTGTCTGTTCGCATCATACGTCATCATATTTTTGTGCATGATTCGCGGGATCAAATCAGTCGGCAAG GCAGTGTACGTGACGGCGATATTGCCGTACATACTCTtgatcatcatcttcatcagcaCACTGATTCAACCGGGAGCAGGATCCGGCCTGCTGTACTACGTCACGCCGGACTTCTGGAGACTACAGGACGTGAAG GTGTGGCTTGAGGCGTTTCTGCAAGTGATGTATTCTCTGGGACTAGGCTGGGGAACTATTGGCACCGCTTCCAGTTATAACAAGTTCCACGAGCCGTGTCACAA GGACGCCGTCATAGTGAGCACGATATCTGAAGCTACAAGCATATTTGCCGGGATGGTGACCTTTGGCATCCTTGGAGTTATGTCAGAGAAGACTGGCGTCCATATTTCGAATGTAGTCTCCAGCG GTCCAGGGCTAGGTTTTGTGGCTTACCCAGAAGCTCTAGCGCAACTTCCAGTGCCTCAGTTGTGGTCCTTCATGTTCTTCCTGATGCTTTTGGCCGTGGGCCTGGATTCACAG TTTATGAACGTGGAGGTCGTAACAACAGCCCTTATAGACAAATACCCGAGAGCCCTGTCTCGAAGGCGCTGGCTTGTAACCGCTGGTGTATGTGTGATATTCTTTCTTGCGGGAATCTTACTCTGCACTCAG GGAGGCCCATATATCTTCCAGCTCCTGGACTGGTATATTAGTGCTTTATCAGTCTTTCTGTTCTGCACACTGGAATGTGTGACGGTGGTCTATATCTACG GTGTAAAGCAGATGAGCAAGGATGTTGAGATGATGCTCGGAAAGCCACTTCCTATTGTCGTAAAGATCCTTTGGGCTTTCGTCATACCGGCAGTCCTCCTT ACTGCTTTCATTCTGACACTCCTTCGCTACCAACCGCCGACCTACGGCAAGTACACCTTCCCCGGCTACGCTAGCATCATCGGCTGGTTCATCGCCTCTGTGTCTATCATCCCATTGCCAATTTATATGATCCTTGCTGTAAAGAAGCATTTGGCTTCACATACtttcagagag AGTATCCAAATGGCTCTTCTCCCCGAGGACGTGTGGCGTCCTTCTGATCCCCTGTACAGGGGAAAATACCGAGACAACCTGATGCATACACAGTATTCCTTGAGGGAACACATCACAAGTGTGTTTAGAAAGTAA